Within the Pangasianodon hypophthalmus isolate fPanHyp1 chromosome 19, fPanHyp1.pri, whole genome shotgun sequence genome, the region gttagcgacatcatcagtggacatggcaaatgataccTTTTTCACGAATAAACCTTCTGACTTGAAATATGAAAtctcgtcagatgaagatgaaaacgaagaagggaagccaatttcaccgGATGCACCTTCAATGGGAATGTAAAAATCATTGTCAGCTAGCTGATGATATTTGGCTATATTTGGGGCTGTGGTGGCTGAACAGTTCAGACTCTGGgttactgattggaaggtcagggattcaagccccagcactgtcaagctgctgctgctgttgggcccttgagcaaggcccttaaccatatctgctccaggggcaccatatcatggctgaccctgcactctgaccccagcttcctagcaagctgaGATAGgcaaaaaaactgcatttcattggctctgtactcatACTCCACACAGTGACAATAAAAAGTTGAATCTTAATATTATGCCTGAAATGTCAggtactcaatattaatttcttatttataaaactgtcatATAGAACAATATTGTTGTGACTGTTGACTGGTCAACATTAACCCAGTGTTTCCCACCTTGCCTTtactcttttattctctctctctctctctctgtatatatatatatatttatatatacatgtgtatatatatatatatatatatatatatatatatatatatatatataaaatgttatactgaatattggcacggctgtgattcggctgtAGCTAATCACAAGTGCAACAAAGTGAGAAACATTGGGTTAATGTTGACCTAATGCTGAAGAACATTAGGTTAACATATGTTAACTTTGGCCTAATGCCAAGCAATATTGGGTTAATATTGGGTTAACCTTAGGCTAATGGTAGGAGACATTGGATTAATTCTGGCAAATGCTGAGAAACACTGAGTAAAAGTTGACTGAACACTGAGGAACATTGGATTAGCATTGACGTAATGCTGAAATGGTTAAAATTGGCCTCGTGTTGATAAACACTGTGTTAAGGTTAATCTAACACTGTGGAACATTGGCTTAAGATTGGCCTTACAATCACAGACATGGTCTTCATTTAACCTAGCAGTTTttcatttgtatatatttatttaaactcaaAATTCTCAATATTGCTTCTCATGAAAGATCATCTCCAAGACTTGGATTGTCTACAAAAAAGACCTACAGCGTTTTAGTCATGAGAGAGttagagtgtatgagtgtgtgggcACATAACACAAAATGGATATATGGATATGATGGAGATATATGGAGATGCTTATAGGTGCTATAAGTAATGGATGTGGATGTTGTTGCATATCTAACGTATTTTTAGAGGGTCACAGAAGGTGTAATAAGCACTCAGATGTATAGCccattgttctctctctctctctctctctctctctctctctttttgcccttttggcttttttttattgcaaaacaCCTCTATTAATTCTAAAGTCTAGCTGTACATTTCTGTTgaacacaaatattttattttaaggtcCACGGAGAGAATTTTGATCCTTCAATGACTTTTAAATGAAAGCGTAATTTCTGACTTGTTCGTTTGAAAATGTTTGCTGTGAGCAGCTAACTCTCGGgacaccagacacacacaaaacacacataaacccTAAACCTTGCATGTGTTATGGACTGTGTAATGATCCCCAACGCACACAAACTTCACCCTGGAGGAACTGCAATCATACCCGCATTATCTGGCACATAAGAAGGCATCTAATGCACAACAATCAGTGAAAGAAACAAATcccatgggaaaaaaaacagctgtggtTTGGGGAAATCTGCCCATAGAtccataaagaaagaaatagtcTTTTTGCAACAAGGCAAAGATAAGAATAAGATTATATTTCCTCTATACAGGGTATATGTCTGATATATGTCATGCCCACCTGTATGAGCAGTGCAGCATGCTCAGGAGCACCATAACGCAGGTCGTGTCCATTGATAGCAAGCACACGGTCGTCGATACGCAGACGCCCGTCCCGTGCCGCCAGACCTCCTTCTAGCAGGTGGAAGATGAAGACGCCGTGCTCATCGGGTCGGCGCACAAGCTTGATGCCCAGCTGCTCGTCTGGCGCACCCTTCAGCAGCACCACGTGCAGACTGTCGTCCCTCACGCTGCCACCGGAGCCCGGGTACAACAGCTCGCCCGGCTGAGGCacgtgatggtggtggtggtgatgatgcgCGCGGTAACGATGGCGCTGTTCACGCAGCACGGTCAGCCTGAGCAGCATGCAGGGACGCTTCAGAGCTGCAAGGGCGTAGCAGTGCGGGACGTTGGTGATGTCGATACCGTTCACCTGTTGGGGGAGATTTATAGACAGGGAAAGTGAGAGATAGAagcagaaatagaaatagaaggAGATATAGATTGCAAGAAATAGACAGGGACATTGTATGAAATTTTCTTTTGCTAAGTATTGTGGGAAAGTATTGAATAAAGCCGCTGCAGAACGCTCAAGTCAACTGAGGAAAAGATGTAAACACAAACTGAAAGCTTTTTCTCTCATGCCATATTGCCAACCCCTTTGCCAAACAGATGGTGAAGCACATGACGCCATACAACACGTACACATGCCAACCTAGTATTCACACCTACTGTACAATGATGTAATTCTAGACCACCCACCCACCTCCTCAGctcttttacattttctctctatttcttgctctctctctcacacacagacacatatacacacaccttgaGGATCATGTCTCCAGGCAGCAGTCTTCCATCGCGGGCAATGACTCCTTCTCTGTAGATGTCCTGGATAAGGATGCGCACAAGAGGGGTCTCATTTCCCCCCACGATGCTGATGGCCAACGGCTCACAGGGATCAGAGCGCGTGATCTTAACTGTGGTGACCTCACCATCGGGAATGAGATGATGGAGCTGAGGCAGAGCAAAAACtgcagagagagatagaaagttAATGCGTTTGGGGTTTATATTAACAGGAATAAGTGAAGAAAGACTAAAGACCAAATGCTAGTTTACCATTAAAGCATTTCTGATGAGTTTTTTAGTTAACATCACAGAACAGATATGCATTCCAGTGTTTCAGTCCACACTGactctgtgtgatgtgtgactGTAGACTAATCAAAACATAACCCAATCATCTTGCTGTTATATTATGGCCCATGTCATTGActtgaatgaataataataataataataataataataataataataatctatccAAATGACACACTTCCTCATCCAATATGCAGTGAAATTTATATAAAGTAATAATCTTCAGTGTTGTAATTGTGCAGTCTTTCAATTCATTACACCAATATGGAGAACCAGCATAAACACATATATATGCCATGTTTGTTCACAGGGAACCGGGTTATAACAGTTGGCTGAAATTTAATTGTCCCACATCCCATGATACATTGACCTAATTGTTCacgttaaataaaataaaataattaaaaaaaaaaaaaaaaaaaaaaaacatgccgtTGTTCTGTTCTTCCCTGCAAAGAAATGGCATCTTAGCTagttaaaataatcaaatttatctagtatatCCTATTATACGATTACAAGAAaccaaatataacattattaaacttatttctagacatgTTTTACTACTTTGAAGGTTGAAATAGTagtgttctattggcagataattttcctagttagtaaaaatgtcaagaaataggtttaatacatttatatttggtttattataatcttataacaggaaatGCTAGATAGAGTTgaccatattcaagatattttcacttgctaagcaGTGTGGATTGGATGGAAAGTCATTTATACCAGGGTTTCTCAAAAGGTTTTGAAGCCAGAAAGCACTTTAACTGTAAATTAAATTCCACTGACcttatttcatgaatattagtcaaacatgtacagtaacactttgtctatttattagagaTTTCGAGCTTTCTGTTCCTGAAATGTCCActaacagaacacattaggtgcAAGTTGACTTAATTTAgaggcctacttgtttttgagttattacaGTATggattcaagtgaccagtcgaaCTGGTTCATAACTTTAGGAGCTCACTAAAAGTGGCTTACACTATGTTTTCCATGCAGATGTGCTGGCTAgaggtaagagagagagagggaatgacaGAGGGCTTAACACTGAAATGAGCGATTATAAATGGAACGAGTTTAGAACAGGTGCACAGTGAAACTAAACTCGATCGCATATGCAGCCAAGCATCCTCTTTAATTTTAATGTGGAAAGGAAGCTAATTCTCATTTGTCACCCAAGCTTTTAATTGAAACCAAGAATTCAATCACATCTCTGTACGGCAGGTTGACTAAACTCTCAACTTCATTACTTGCAATTTGAAAGTTACAATATTGCAAAGTTGCAGTTTCCAGCCCATGgatgtgtaaaaaaatgataaaaatatatattattatataaaatattatatataaatattaaaaataattatatatttattgtctCTTTCGTAAGAGACATGCAAAaagagataaacagataaacaccacatctatctatctatctatctaattttgtgggtttttttggttgACTTCTTATCATGAATTGGAATCAGATGTGAAGCAGTTTGTTTTCCACCATGtggtgtttatctgtttatctctttttgcagatagatagatagatagatagatagagtagaTCATCAGTGTTAAAGTGCGAAactaaaacatgataaagtgcaGAATAACAGCGGCAGACATTCACAACCACCAAGTGCTGTCGAAACACATTttgtattcttttctttttcttatatttttcattttgtttatcttTCTTGTGCAAATGCCTAttgctttcttctttcctcttctttcttcaTGCTTGTTGTCTTCCCCctgcattttttctttcatagtCAATTTCCCCTTCAACACCAGGGAGGGAAAAGGCAAAACTCATTACTTCAGCCACCACCTGGGGCTTtacgtaacacacacacacacacacacacacacacacacccacacacacacttgtctcactatccttgtaaggaccttccataattattaatgcagctaattaatgctgtgcctacatctaaatctaaccctaaccttaaccttagtAACCAAAACAaatctttctttaatttgtcttttatttgtttgtttgtttgtttatttatttttaattgcaaGCAGTTTTCTCCATGGGAACAAGACAAATGTACCCATAAAGTCAAAACTGACAGATATTCCTATTCTTGTCGGGAAATTTGGTGCCAAGATATGCAAACAAAGCCATAACCCTCTCccgacacacacagaggcaaacAGTCCGACTTCACCAAATCATTCTTTGTCCACTTTGCCTTCATCTATCAATTTCATTTCCTCTATTTAATCAATATGAAGatgatccacacacacagagtcatccTCTACCTTGGTATCACCATCTcttctcctgtttcctctcCTCTGTCCGTCTCCTTTCCTGCCTGCATCTTGTCTTttgactctctctgtctctgtccctgtttCAGATCAGCCTTCTGTCAGCCCCATCTGCATTATTAAAGGAACATATGCTGTAGCTGTGCTCAGGGCCCTCGACCCAGGCTGTCACCCACCGACACACTCTCGGACACActtgcacacgcacacacacacacacacacacactcaccctcttGTGGTACGTTGGCATTTCTGAGGTTATCTCTTTCCTCTGTGTTGTCGTGGACTACTGCTGTGCCGCTCTTGGTCCTCCTGAGCACGCTGAACGCCCTGTTCAGACGCCGGAATGAGCGACTCCTCACAGATGAGCGGTCGAAGTTACGGACTGTAGGATACACAGATGGAGAGAACAAGGATGAGAGTCAGAGTCTGAACAAGAACATGTCTGGACTTGTCCAGATCTCTCCTACAGCAGCCAATGAGCTGCTTGGAGGAGCCCAGTATTAGCCAATCACAAGTCCAGGAATATGTGATCCACATCATCAAGCAAGAcctcctgttgttttttttaagtgtgttatTTTGCTGTTGTATCACTTTTAGCCCGAATGGATTCTGTTATGTTGTGCAGCTACAAACAATGCTGATGCATTTGGGCTTGTCATAGCTTTAGGCTTGTGTGGAGTGTTTCACAGAAATGAAGGTTGGTTTTGTGTACCTAGTGCAGCTTTatccctcaacacacacacacacacacacacactctctgatgTGTGTAGCTCAGACAGCAGCACTGCTCTTAAAAGCATAAAGCCTGAGGCTGACAGCCCATTCTACTGAACTGTCATGTGGTTTTACCTTCCCACAACTACAGTGCTGCTGCAGCGCCATTTCCCATCCTCACTGGCCAGCAGCGTGTTGGAAGGGGAGCTTCTTTTCCTCTCAGATTTTTAATCTGTAGTTTTCGCTGCATCACATTCTTTCTTACCCTTTATGCTCACTCTGTCTTCAGTTCAGAGGTGATAAATCTTATAAATGTTTGTGAAGGAATGTCTTTTTGGGAGGGAAGAGCTTCATTTTAGCAGGAAAAGATAATAATGGGTCACTAAGGATTTACGCAAATGTCAGACTGTGGAAAAATGGCAGCGAAACCTTAGCCTTTTAAATCAAGTGTGTGCAAACTGGAAACTGGGATGATACACCAGAACCACTGAAAAATGAAGTGTGAAACTCTAAACAATTGACactaagggtgctttcacatacgCAGTGTTTAGAGCATTTGAATCGAAGCCTAGTGCGTTTTCCCCCATGGTGCTGTTCATTTGTGCAGACGTGAACGCAAAGATCGCACTCGGGTATGGACCAAAACAACCAGTCCGATACCATCTGAGTGAATCTCGGTCCACGTCCAAGTACACTCTAGTGCAGCGGAGTTGCAGTGGGAAAGTGATTCCACCCTGCATCCACTgagtgcaggaagtgaaccaaataCGCTGTGTATTTTGGATTGTGAGCAACATTCTTTTGGAGAACTGTTAAACTGAGCTGCGAagcacaaactgagccaaaagACAACTCTGAAAtgagaaaagagaacaaaaattttaatcaagttatttatataattaactaAAATGCTGGCTCTATGTTTTCACTGTTTGGGTAGTTTCCGTAATTTCTATGtgcacatttacatattttccaTTACCGTACTTCTGACCAGTGAATGAGTACAAACAGGAAAATGTGAATTCAAAAGGACTATTGCTGACTTGCCTTGAAAGGGGAAAGTCCAAACTctgaatgatgtcattttcaatGATGTGCATTTGAGCTACTCAGTTGGAAAAAGCCATGGACGCCTCTATGTCcgttgttagcaacaagctagccagttaACTGTGaagagtgatgtatattttcctcttcAAAACAgagaactgtatagtcagtgttatagatttaacaagcgaatatgtctgtatgtttatTGATGTAAAGTAAgaacttgtatatacagtataacatatttaaaggtaagaagtgctattttgtttactgctgatgctgtgagcggccatgttgtttggccatcacttgctgaactcggagttaGCTAGCATAGTAAACCATCCTGAGTTCCCAAATAGGCATTCTGAATTGAGGAggagttttctttgtttttttcctggttggaggtcAGGAATTATATTATGTGAATGCACCCTAAATGACTGCAGCCAGTGGTTCCCTTGGAGCAATCATTTCTATTTTATGCAAAATGTCTGATTTACTGACAAAGATAATCAAGTGCATGGTTTATAATATAAGAATGTAGTGTTTAGTATATGTGATACACtttgggtatgtgtgtgtttgcatacaGTATGTTGCTTAAAAGGTATGTATTAGCATTAGCGTTCTGTGCCACTGCAATTTCCATCTGGCACACaaacatgtacacatacactcattatgacacacacacacacacacacacacacacacacaatttgtgtgctcactcacactcactcttctTGGAGTTGCTGCGTGCTGTCAGGCTGGTGGTGCTCCCTGATTGGCTGTTGTCCTCCATGCCAGGCTCGTAAGCGGGATTGACGAGGCCAGGTTCGTCTGATAGGAGGGCCATGGCGCTGGAGGCGGGGCCATCGCCAGGCAGGGTTGCCAGAGCGAGCTCTGATGTGCTGTCGGTGCACTCTCCTTCCTGCGAGCGGCGCTTTCTCTCAGCCGACAGGCCATAATGTGAAGCTCCTTTACATCTGCACACAAATGCAAATCATTTACATAAGGCACAGTCTTGATATACTTCTGTATAGAGTATGAAAAGCCTGTAAATGACACTGAAGTATACATgtaggcgtgtgtgtgcgtttgtgtgtgtgtttgtattcatTGTTCATTCAGCTTCTTCCCCTCTACACGTGTTTACACCGGGGTTGTGCGGCTGACAGATTAGGCAAAGCTGTCACAGGAGAGATGCTACTCAGCACTCAGATTGGAACTGAAAGCGAGCAGACAAATAGGATTTGCTCCAGGGAGTgcaggttacacacacacacacacacacacacacacacacatacacatacacacacacacacacaaaacacagaaggAATACGAAATGTCCTCTGAGATAAACAGAATTGCGGACATGCTTCTCTGCTATCACATTAATTATAAGACTCaaattgaacacacacacacacaaaaacacaaacacacacagacacaccccaTAGCCTCCGCATACAGAATGATATTCTCAATAAACGCAATCAAATATCATCAATATCAGTGCGACTGATCATCTGTGTTACATGGACCACAATTGTGTGTAATGCTAAATGCTTCTGGCTAATATAACAGTAACCATGCCCATGCCTTTCttgattttttcacattttcatacTTTGCATACCGCAAGAACACACCCATCTATTTAGATTATATCCACTCAGTGTAATACAAGCATATCAGTTACTCTATGAAActaaatcaaatgaatcaaatggGTCATAATCCACTGTGTAGCtctaaatgtacagtatgtattcGTCAGCCTGTCACATCAGCGGAGGTCTACATTCTCAGAGGAAACACTGAACTTTGGTTAGGCACCCAGTCAACCTTCCCAGCCCAGAAGATAGATTCCAAACATTGTGCCAGCAGCAGTCAGTTACAGGTGTGTGGGCTGGAGATCACAGTCAGGGACTGTAGAAAGAtacacagatggatggatggctgtaTTGTTGCTGACAAAAGCACGCTGCCTACAGACACTCAGTGGATGCTCAGGGGATTCAGTGcaaaatgaaatacagtttGTCTCACTTTTCATGGCAGGCTACACCTTCATAGCCTTGAGTGAGTGAGcttgagagagagggagtaagagagtgagttagtgagtgagtgatttagACTGAGTGTATGACTGAGTGAGTTAGTGattttgagtgagtgagtgtgatttagagtgtgagtgagtgagggtatgagtgagtgattgtatgagtgagtgagtgatttagagtgtgagtgagtgagggtatgagtgagtgattgtatgagtgagtgggtgatttagagtgtgagtgagtgagggtatgagtgagtgattgtatgagtgagtgggtgatttagagtgtgagtgagtgagggtatgagtgagtgattgtatgagtgagtgggtgatttagagtgtgagtgagtgagggtatgagtgagtgattgtatgagtgagtgggtgatttagagtgtgagtgagtgagggtatgagtgagtgattgtatgagtgagtgagtgatttagagtgtgagtgagtgagggtatgagtgagtgattgtatgagtgagtgagtgatttagagtgtgagtgagtgagagtatgagtgagtgattgtatgagtgagtgagtgatttagagtgtgagtgagtgagggtatgagtgagtgattgtatgagtgagtgggtgatttagagtgt harbors:
- the lnx1 gene encoding E3 ubiquitin-protein ligase LNX isoform X4, which encodes MKALLLLVLPWLSPANYTDNVGNLHILYSELCKGASHYGLSAERKRRSQEGECTDSTSELALATLPGDGPASSAMALLSDEPGLVNPAYEPGMEDNSQSGSTTSLTARSNSKKIRNFDRSSVRSRSFRRLNRAFSVLRRTKSGTAVVHDNTEERDNLRNANVPQEVFALPQLHHLIPDGEVTTVKITRSDPCEPLAISIVGGNETPLVRILIQDIYREGVIARDGRLLPGDMILKVNGIDITNVPHCYALAALKRPCMLLRLTVLREQRHRYRAHHHHHHHHVPQPGELLYPGSGGSVRDDSLHVVLLKGAPDEQLGIKLVRRPDEHGVFIFHLLEGGLAARDGRLRIDDRVLAINGHDLRYGAPEHAALLIQASVERVHFIVSRQTHVPAPDILQEAPWNMEGPPPYSAVDAEQSLVDSCQKLGCYEKTVTLVKESNESLGMTVAGGMNSRGWDLPVYVTNIDPNGVVAREGSICKGDILLNVNGVELTGVTRGEAVANLKNTSSPVVLRVLEMRPPDMSSVDCMSPAVSSPSSPGDIKMPLPSDDYAPIWVSWLQLPRHLYSCKDIVLRRSTSGSLGFSIVGGQEELNCNQSFFIRSIVEGTPAYNDGRIRCGDILLEVNGKSTWGMTHTALVRLLKELRGRITLTIVSWPGSLL
- the lnx1 gene encoding E3 ubiquitin-protein ligase LNX isoform X3, which produces MKALLLLVLPWLSPANYTDNVGNLHILYSELCKGASHYGLSAERKRRSQEGECTDSTSELALATLPGDGPASSAMALLSDEPGLVNPAYEPGMEDNSQSGSTTSLTARSNSKKSEFRNFDRSSVRSRSFRRLNRAFSVLRRTKSGTAVVHDNTEERDNLRNANVPQEVFALPQLHHLIPDGEVTTVKITRSDPCEPLAISIVGGNETPLVRILIQDIYREGVIARDGRLLPGDMILKVNGIDITNVPHCYALAALKRPCMLLRLTVLREQRHRYRAHHHHHHHHVPQPGELLYPGSGGSVRDDSLHVVLLKGAPDEQLGIKLVRRPDEHGVFIFHLLEGGLAARDGRLRIDDRVLAINGHDLRYGAPEHAALLIQASVERVHFIVSRQTHVPAPDILQEAPWNMEGPPPYSAVDAEQSLVDSCQKLGCYEKTVTLVKESNESLGMTVAGGMNSRGWDLPVYVTNIDPNGVVAREGSICKGDILLNVNGVELTGVTRGEAVANLKNTSSPVVLRVLEMRPPDMSSVDCMSPAVSSPSSPGDIKMPLPSDDYAPIWVSWLQLPRHLYSCKDIVLRRSTSGSLGFSIVGGQEELNCNQSFFIRSIVEGTPAYNDGRIRCGDILLEVNGKSTWGMTHTALVRLLKELRGRITLTIVSWPGSLL